GTTTACTAAGACACAGGAGTTCCTTTTCCTCCACTAAGGTGTTTCTGCTGCTCTTGTCATCTGTTACAGAATCATTTAGCACCTCCATCTTTGAGAAGAACAATCATGATTTTCTGATACTTGTCTGACTGGTGAAGACAGTAAAAATAGTATATGGTTTTACTTACCAAAAACTGAATTACCATTTGGCTATCCACAGAGccatttattgttttttttcatGTCTCGAGTGTTGTAATCTCACTGGTAATAACTGATTGTGGATGATTAGCATCCTCCTCCATGACAGAAGATTGAAATTTCTGGCGTTTTCTAACCATAGTCTTGACCATTTTGTTAAACTCTTCATCACTGCAAGCCAACATGTATCTTAGCTTCACATTAATCTGATTCTCCACCAGAACCTTGTGCCTTGGGATAATTCGGCCATCAAGAGAATAGCTTAAAAACCTGTTAACAGCAAGGGAGTTGGATAGTTGAAGGCAACCATGCAATTGAATAAAAAATGTTAAGAATCAAACAAGATTTTTACAAATTATCTCTGGTCAAAATATCATTCTACAATACCTTGGAAACTCGATGAGATCTTGCAAAGTCCGGACCATGGTTCTCCGCAAATAACTATACTTAGGTCGAAGGACATCTATATTGTATCTGAGCAGCATTGGAAAATCCGCAATCATTTCACCCAATTGCGGAAGGCGTATGCCAAGAGACAAAAAATATTTCACATTTACGTCAAGCTTATGTACTATGCTGCATCCCAAGAGCTCAGGTCCAAGAGCTACAACCTTGCCAATATCTTTGTCCCTGACTCCAGCCTTGGTCAACAAGAATATGACCTATACAACAAGAATATTTCAGCAGATGAGACAAATGAGGTCTCTATATCAGTCagtttattgatatatgattaTTGTGATTTATTATGTCTGAATAGAAATCACTGCTACGTGACAGGAAGAACATGTTAGTAGCACTTGCTGCTTGAGTTCTCATTTGCAACCCACCAGTTTATCATTTGTGGAGATAGTTTCATGTGCGTATAAGGTATGAGATTGGTTACTGACATACTTTTATCACAGCATTGAAATGTAAAACTGAGGGGCCCCAATCACATCGTAGCCGGTTTTCTTCAACATTATTATGCAGACTATtcttttaatattaaaaaaaacactatTAAAACAGTGAATCTTTGGAAAAATAACTTAATAGTAACAAATTTTGTAGCTGTGAAGTAAAGGACATACCACTGGCCTAATCTTCTTGAGCAGGCTGTAAGTGAGTAGAGTAGGAAATTTTACAAGCATGTTGCCAATTGCTTCATTTCGAACCCCTATGTCCTGAAAAAATTGTACCTTCATGATAAAATAAGCAACAAATTGTCAGAATTATCATCAGAAATCAAGACAAACACCATCGGAAATTTTAGTTTCTGAATCTATTAAACATCATATTTACGAATACATTAACATCTAGATTTCAGGAGCTGGAGGAATGAAAATGATGATAATAAAATGGAACCCCAGTATGAAATACTACTAGATTGTACCAGCTTCCACCTTAACCACAAGCCTCACACAACTGATAAGGGAAACAAATAAAAACGGTGTTTGCATACCTTTGGCACAATAGTCATCTGCAAGTCAGCACAAAAGACCATTGGTTTAAGGGTAAGCATTCTCTTCATACCATCTCGGGTGATCCCATAATAGTAGAGATACTTAACAAGAGGTTTCCATTGTTCTTCAATGCTGCACGCCATCAGTTGTGGTCTAACTGCAAGCAATTTGCCAACATCCTTACTTTCAAGCCCAAATTCTTTTAAGTAATCAACCTGAAATTTATAATTGCACAATCACACTTTATTGTACATCTACATATCAGAAACAATTACCAGCATGCATATCAAAATAAAGTATATCTTTAAGCTGGCAAACTTGCTTTATGTTCGACTTGGATGCTACTAAAACTGAATAAACTGGTAAAGTATGGGAGAAGAAAATGAGGATATATTGCCAGATGACTTTGAGTTTGAGACTTGAAAGTTTGTTAAAAACTTATGTACCTTTTGGTTCATTTCCTCCAGAGTATAGAAACCAAGTGCTTTAGGAAATTCAAAAACCATTGTGCCAAAATCCTTCTCATCCAAACCCATATCTCGATAGAAATGGACACGTGCCTTCACTTCTTCTATGCTGTAAGACAACAATTGAGGACATCTACTCATGACATAACCCCTCCAATCCCTCCTGACTCCATTAGATTCTAAATACCCAACAATCTCATCCAGCTCCTCATTGCTGCGCTGCAAAATATTATCTCCAGCCTTCAACATTGCTTCCCCGATAAAGTCTCCTTTCACAAGCACCGACTTCAACCACTCAACACGGTTCCTTATCAACTCAAGGTTTCCTCTTGACATCAAAATGAGCTTTGCTATCTGAGGATATGACATTGCATTATGCTTCAACCATCTAGAGAATTGAAGAAACACAATCAAACACAATCATTTAAAGCTAAAATCCTACACATGTAACCCCATTAAGAAACAACTAGCACACATGAAATCACCAAACACACAATTCAGTTTCACAATTCACACAAACAATTAAACAAACAGCTTACAAACAACTTCAAATGGCAACAAACTTACATCAATCTAGTTCATACCTGACAAGTGACACAACCTGAGAGTCATCAATGACGGTTATAGCGCGTAGATTGAAGGTGGATTGAGAATACTCCGGCAACCTTTTCAAATTAGCAGCTTCAATCATGATGAAATCAATGAAACCACCCAACCTGCGAGTCAAATTGTTGACATACGTGATTCCAAATTTCCCCTTTTTCTCCATCACTTCCTTGAAAATCTCTTCTGTAACCTTCCTACGAATCTGAAGCGCGCGCATGATCATCTCCTCTTCCTCACCCTTATCTTCACCATCACTTGACCGAAACAGAGTACGCAGAGGGGGAAGAGAAGAACCCACATCAGGGTCACTGGGAGATTGAGCATAGATTGAGCCAGGGAATCGAGGGGTTCTCTTCCTAACGAGTGAAAGTTCCAAGAGCTTCACCTTTTCTTCATGGGGTGTTGTGTCTTGAAGCTCAGAGAGTGAAGGGTGATCGTCGTCTTCCTTGAGGGAAAGGTTGTGGAGGAGAAAGGAGGAGGACTTGGAGTTGTGTGTGCGGATAATGGGGTGGTGCTCGTTTTGGTTTTGGCAACTGACAATGGTGGATGATGGGTTGGAGAagttggaggaggaggaggagcatggAAGGTAAAGGTTGTAGAATTTTTGACATGAAAGAAGCATCTCTGGTTCTTCTTGTTAGCTGAAGGAAGCTAAAGGTGGTTATGAATGGAAGAGATGGTAATGGATAAGAGTTTGCAGTTAACAGTGACCACTCTTCATTTCGAGATTTCGTTTGTTCTGGTTAACAAGAACATCATAAACTTGGATATCTCCTAGATAGGAGACAGACAAAGATATT
This portion of the Lotus japonicus ecotype B-129 chromosome 3, LjGifu_v1.2 genome encodes:
- the LOC130747463 gene encoding transcription termination factor MTERF2, chloroplastic, producing MLLSCQKFYNLYLPCSSSSSNFSNPSSTIVSCQNQNEHHPIIRTHNSKSSSFLLHNLSLKEDDDHPSLSELQDTTPHEEKVKLLELSLVRKRTPRFPGSIYAQSPSDPDVGSSLPPLRTLFRSSDGEDKGEEEEMIMRALQIRRKVTEEIFKEVMEKKGKFGITYVNNLTRRLGGFIDFIMIEAANLKRLPEYSQSTFNLRAITVIDDSQVVSLVRWLKHNAMSYPQIAKLILMSRGNLELIRNRVEWLKSVLVKGDFIGEAMLKAGDNILQRSNEELDEIVGYLESNGVRRDWRGYVMSRCPQLLSYSIEEVKARVHFYRDMGLDEKDFGTMVFEFPKALGFYTLEEMNQKVDYLKEFGLESKDVGKLLAVRPQLMACSIEEQWKPLVKYLYYYGITRDGMKRMLTLKPMVFCADLQMTIVPKVQFFQDIGVRNEAIGNMLVKFPTLLTYSLLKKIRPVVIFLLTKAGVRDKDIGKVVALGPELLGCSIVHKLDVNVKYFLSLGIRLPQLGEMIADFPMLLRYNIDVLRPKYSYLRRTMVRTLQDLIEFPRFLSYSLDGRIIPRHKVLVENQINVKLRYMLACSDEEFNKMVKTMVRKRQKFQSSVMEEDANHPQSVITSEITTLET